In Brevibacillus brevis, a genomic segment contains:
- a CDS encoding GerAB/ArcD/ProY family transporter, with translation MIKDRLTSSQISVQIFAAMVGVGILTLPEAVGSKAGVDSWIVILGAGFLAMVAVSIMAYLGNRFPEQSIIQYAPFLVGRFPGTIVLLAFLVYFLLFVGTVVRISADVTKLFLLDQTPVEVIIIGMLSVSTYLALHGINAIGRFNEFIQPLTVILLLLVLTQTIRDTDMGRILPILGDGLTPLIRALPTTFFSFMGFEILLFIQPFMERTRDAQRAALIAIGSTMLLYVIVTVLSIAVLGRTEVTLVEFPTLAIIKNIEVPGAFIERLDSIMMMVWIPFAVTTIVMFHYCASLIASQMLRLEEHRVIALLFTPIVFLIAVLPRNVLEVDKWSKWASLLGVSLVGVVPVMLVLVYKWKKRRQRT, from the coding sequence GTGATCAAAGACAGATTGACGAGCTCGCAAATATCGGTGCAAATCTTCGCGGCAATGGTCGGCGTAGGCATACTGACCTTGCCGGAAGCGGTCGGCTCCAAAGCGGGCGTCGACAGTTGGATCGTCATCCTGGGAGCAGGGTTTCTGGCTATGGTCGCCGTTTCCATCATGGCGTATCTCGGGAACCGCTTCCCGGAACAGAGCATCATTCAGTACGCCCCCTTCCTGGTCGGCCGATTTCCGGGGACCATCGTCCTGCTGGCTTTCCTGGTCTACTTTCTGCTGTTTGTCGGGACCGTGGTGCGCATTTCCGCCGATGTGACCAAGCTGTTCCTGCTGGATCAGACTCCGGTGGAAGTCATTATCATCGGCATGCTCAGCGTCAGCACGTATCTCGCTTTGCACGGCATCAATGCGATCGGACGCTTCAACGAATTCATCCAGCCTCTTACCGTCATCCTTCTCCTGCTCGTGCTGACACAAACTATTCGCGACACCGACATGGGCCGCATCCTTCCCATCCTCGGCGATGGGCTGACGCCGCTGATACGTGCGCTGCCCACGACGTTTTTTTCTTTTATGGGCTTTGAGATCCTGCTGTTCATTCAGCCTTTCATGGAACGGACGCGGGATGCCCAGCGAGCGGCACTGATTGCCATTGGCTCCACCATGCTTTTGTATGTCATCGTCACAGTGTTGAGCATCGCCGTCCTGGGCAGGACCGAAGTGACGCTGGTCGAGTTTCCTACGCTGGCCATCATCAAAAATATCGAGGTGCCTGGCGCCTTCATCGAGCGTCTCGACTCGATCATGATGATGGTCTGGATTCCCTTTGCGGTCACGACGATTGTCATGTTTCACTACTGTGCCTCTCTGATCGCTTCCCAAATGCTCCGGCTCGAGGAGCATCGAGTGATCGCCCTGCTCTTCACTCCGATCGTTTTTTTGATCGCGGTCCTCCCGCGCAACGTCCTGGAGGTCGACAAGTGGAGCAAGTGGGCGAGCTTGCTTGGGGTCAGTCTGGTCGGCGTCGTGCCGGTCATGCTCGTCCTCGTCTACAAATGGAAAAAAAGGAGGCAACGAACGTGA
- a CDS encoding Ger(x)C family spore germination protein, whose product MNPLLFRLLPALLLPLLLTGCWDRVEIQDRLFVMAVAIDKAKPDKGKRNYYEFTAQFTEARALSGKVSNPHISPVWNATTRGPSVFECIRLMATRVARQPYYEHLQVIIIGEDLAREGIDHALDLFYRDHESRRKIKLVIAKDTAKRALQLKPKLMPVSGQYIAKLTEEGESKTARLPNTTSIGQFSSNYHSGSNSILPSITTHTNEVKMAGGAIVKGEKLVGWLTDQDVKTLRWINGSFSAGDEVIMKNPAGETPGYTTMEVKAVRSTVHPEIRDGKPVFSVFIRGEGNLAEDGLMHKPTGEKIKAREQLMNKSLKAKTEALIRKMQTQYRTDIFGFGEELRRHRYAYWKAHKKDWDRLFQNAEVRVEVQTYIRRIGQFK is encoded by the coding sequence GTGAACCCCCTCCTTTTCCGCCTTCTCCCTGCGCTGCTCCTGCCGCTACTGCTGACCGGCTGCTGGGATCGCGTAGAGATACAGGATCGGCTGTTCGTCATGGCCGTCGCAATCGACAAAGCGAAACCGGATAAAGGAAAGCGAAACTATTACGAGTTTACAGCCCAATTCACCGAAGCGCGGGCCTTGTCCGGAAAAGTCAGCAATCCCCATATATCGCCGGTGTGGAACGCTACCACCAGAGGCCCATCCGTTTTTGAATGCATCCGCTTGATGGCCACCCGGGTAGCCAGACAGCCGTACTACGAGCATCTACAGGTCATCATCATCGGCGAGGACTTGGCGCGGGAAGGAATCGATCACGCTCTGGACCTGTTTTACCGAGACCATGAATCCCGGCGAAAAATCAAGCTGGTCATCGCCAAAGACACTGCCAAACGGGCACTGCAGCTCAAGCCGAAGCTGATGCCCGTGTCCGGACAGTACATCGCCAAGCTGACGGAGGAGGGCGAATCGAAAACGGCGCGCTTGCCGAACACCACGTCCATCGGCCAGTTTTCCTCCAACTACCACAGCGGCAGCAACAGCATCCTGCCGTCGATTACCACGCATACGAACGAGGTGAAAATGGCGGGTGGGGCGATCGTAAAGGGAGAGAAACTGGTCGGCTGGCTCACGGATCAGGATGTAAAAACGCTCCGCTGGATCAATGGGTCGTTTTCCGCCGGAGACGAGGTCATTATGAAGAATCCGGCAGGGGAGACGCCGGGCTATACGACGATGGAAGTCAAAGCCGTTCGCTCCACGGTCCATCCCGAGATCAGGGACGGAAAACCGGTTTTTTCTGTCTTTATTCGGGGCGAAGGAAATCTGGCCGAGGATGGATTGATGCACAAGCCTACCGGGGAGAAAATCAAGGCGAGGGAGCAGTTGATGAACAAGAGCCTCAAGGCGAAAACAGAAGCGTTGATCCGGAAAATGCAAACGCAGTATCGCACGGACATCTTCGGTTTTGGCGAAGAACTGCGCAGACACAGATACGCGTATTGGAAAGCCCATAAGAAAGACTGGGACCGCCTGTTTCAGAACGCCGAGGTCCGAGTAGAGGTCCAGACCTATATCAGGCGGATCGGCCAGTTTAAATGA
- a CDS encoding CLC_0170 family protein → MGFSLVIGFLESLTSYYLVVLLLVTGLILRFRYYVAYQNRKLDRDAAFAKGGSYVMLALSAVVLAVHFVVI, encoded by the coding sequence ATGGGATTTTCGCTCGTCATCGGATTCCTGGAGTCCCTGACATCGTACTATCTGGTGGTGCTGCTGCTCGTCACCGGCCTGATCCTGCGCTTTCGCTACTACGTCGCTTACCAGAACAGAAAGCTGGACCGCGATGCCGCTTTTGCCAAAGGAGGCAGCTATGTGATGCTGGCATTGTCAGCCGTGGTGCTGGCCGTTCACTTTGTCGTCATTTAA
- a CDS encoding PLP-dependent aminotransferase family protein, with amino-acid sequence MKVEWQPDKQGNTPVYQQIAQWLERQIIQGDLPPGASLPAERALAQRLGVNRGTVSAAYEELRAAGLLQSWQGSGTWVSRHLWGVQRVPNWHKYTNGGAFLPAYPLVKRIQEACFDPSIVNLAKAELATPLIPTFQPQELQELLQSQLQLGYIHPKGDPGLREVLSRHLRDQYGIAASPEEILVTSGAQQALHLISLCLLSPGDAVAMEGPSYSYSLPLFTSAGLRLYRLSMDEEGIVPGDIRRLHQENKLRMVFVNPTYHNPTGLVMSESRRREVLDLCMELRIPLVEDDAYGALAMKGSRKPPQPIKAMDSSGAVLYVNSVSKTIAPGLRIGWLVGPRSVVERLADAKQQMDFGTSSVSQQLARRFLESDRWRAQMERLATYLCTQREAMLTALDLHLSDCAEWKVPEGSYHVWCRLREPVGERQLLDAAILEGVVFTPGSVYGAEEGWMRLTYSWEAPDAIGDGIRRLKKALLEIGGR; translated from the coding sequence ATGAAGGTGGAATGGCAGCCGGACAAGCAGGGGAATACCCCCGTGTATCAGCAGATCGCCCAGTGGCTCGAGAGGCAAATCATCCAGGGAGATTTGCCGCCCGGGGCCTCCCTCCCTGCAGAGAGGGCGTTGGCCCAGCGTCTTGGGGTCAACAGGGGAACCGTGTCGGCCGCCTATGAAGAATTGCGGGCAGCCGGGCTTTTGCAGTCGTGGCAAGGCAGCGGAACATGGGTCAGCCGCCATTTGTGGGGCGTACAGCGGGTTCCGAATTGGCACAAGTACACGAACGGGGGCGCCTTTTTGCCGGCGTATCCGCTGGTCAAGCGCATTCAGGAGGCGTGCTTCGATCCGTCGATCGTCAATCTGGCCAAGGCCGAGCTGGCGACTCCCTTGATTCCGACATTCCAACCCCAGGAGCTGCAGGAGCTGCTCCAATCGCAATTGCAGCTCGGATACATCCATCCAAAAGGGGATCCGGGACTGCGCGAAGTTCTGTCCCGGCATTTGCGCGATCAGTACGGGATCGCAGCATCCCCGGAAGAGATCCTGGTCACGTCCGGAGCCCAACAGGCGCTGCACCTGATTTCTCTCTGCCTTCTCAGTCCGGGGGACGCCGTCGCGATGGAAGGCCCCTCCTATTCCTACTCGCTTCCGCTGTTCACTTCGGCTGGACTGCGGCTGTACCGTCTTTCCATGGACGAAGAGGGGATCGTACCCGGCGACATTCGCCGCCTTCACCAGGAGAACAAGCTGCGCATGGTGTTTGTCAACCCGACCTATCACAACCCCACCGGATTGGTCATGAGCGAAAGCCGCCGACGGGAGGTCCTGGACCTCTGCATGGAGCTGCGGATTCCGCTGGTGGAGGACGACGCGTACGGCGCTCTCGCCATGAAGGGAAGCCGAAAACCGCCTCAGCCGATCAAAGCCATGGATTCGAGCGGCGCGGTCCTGTACGTGAATAGCGTTTCCAAGACGATCGCTCCGGGCCTGCGCATCGGCTGGCTGGTCGGTCCTCGCTCCGTCGTGGAGCGATTGGCCGACGCCAAGCAGCAGATGGACTTCGGAACGAGCAGTGTCTCCCAGCAGCTGGCCAGACGCTTTCTGGAAAGCGACAGGTGGCGAGCGCAGATGGAGCGGCTGGCGACGTATCTCTGTACGCAGCGGGAAGCGATGCTGACGGCACTCGACCTGCATCTCTCCGATTGCGCCGAATGGAAAGTGCCCGAGGGAAGCTACCATGTGTGGTGCAGGCTGCGGGAGCCGGTGGGGGAGCGTCAACTGCTGGACGCGGCCATCCTCGAAGGGGTCGTGTTTACGCCCGGAAGCGTGTACGGAGCGGAAGAGGGGTGGATGCGCCTGACCTATTCGTGGGAGGCGCCGGATGCGATTGGGGACGGGATCCGTCGGCTGAAAAAGGCCCTTCTGGAGATCGGCGGCAGATAA
- a CDS encoding DMT family transporter has product MLYGLLGVCSFSLTLPATKAVLTALTPMTAGLGRALVAAILAAAVLLLKRVPFPTWKETKQLILVAAGVVAGFPFFSAWAMNRVPASHGAVIIALLPLATAGAAAFFAGERPARLYWISSGVACLAILGYAVGSGFGTLQWADLALLAAVISAAIGYAVGGQLSRTMGGWQVISWSLVFSFPFLVIPIAGPLIEQLRQATWTAWAGFGYVSVVSQFLGFFAWYHGLAIGGVARVGQTQYLQPFLTILASWLLLSESITLGAVLAAAIVVASVAKGRTASVKQTAR; this is encoded by the coding sequence ATGCTCTACGGATTGCTGGGGGTTTGCAGCTTCAGCCTTACGCTTCCGGCGACAAAAGCGGTGCTTACCGCCCTTACTCCCATGACGGCCGGATTGGGACGTGCCCTGGTAGCTGCTATCCTGGCTGCCGCCGTATTGCTGCTCAAGCGGGTCCCATTTCCCACCTGGAAAGAGACCAAGCAGCTCATCCTCGTCGCAGCGGGTGTGGTCGCCGGGTTTCCCTTTTTCTCGGCCTGGGCGATGAACCGTGTACCCGCCTCCCACGGCGCGGTCATCATTGCGCTGCTCCCATTGGCGACGGCAGGCGCAGCCGCCTTTTTCGCAGGGGAACGCCCCGCCCGGCTCTATTGGATATCCAGCGGCGTAGCTTGTCTCGCCATCCTCGGCTACGCTGTCGGCAGCGGCTTCGGCACGCTGCAATGGGCGGATTTGGCGTTGTTGGCGGCTGTCATCTCTGCAGCAATCGGCTACGCGGTAGGGGGTCAGCTCTCCCGAACGATGGGAGGCTGGCAGGTGATCAGCTGGTCGCTTGTCTTCTCTTTCCCTTTTCTCGTCATCCCGATCGCGGGACCGCTCATCGAGCAGCTCCGGCAAGCCACCTGGACCGCTTGGGCAGGCTTCGGCTACGTCAGCGTCGTCAGCCAGTTCCTCGGCTTTTTTGCCTGGTACCATGGACTGGCCATCGGCGGTGTGGCGAGAGTCGGTCAGACGCAGTACCTTCAGCCGTTTCTTACCATCCTGGCTTCCTGGCTCCTGCTCTCCGAGTCGATCACACTGGGGGCCGTGTTGGCCGCAGCCATCGTCGTCGCCTCCGTCGCCAAGGGCAGGACGGCGTCCGTGAAGCAAACAGCTCGTTAG
- a CDS encoding M14 family zinc carboxypeptidase yields the protein MKKQWAVLSLAGFIALSGGMAAALPASATGEGPGYGGNETIQTQILHTYQEMVDYLKTQDEKQKAMELEVIGQTVKGRDIYLAKYIKDENNPTVLFLTQQHGNEQLTTEGALEFIKHLGTNKTKGVLDRVNILIVPMLNADGAMGDVNFSLDDYIASGRHLTRYNAVGTDLNRDHVAKLQPETQALHEKVLGKYRIDYMIDLHHQGTQSEVNGKLVSGSILYPTNEGVASEVVEKSKRLGAVVYGSIDSKGWGHIGKYDGGSALTIGRNGIADEYGIATLLFEMRGMSDHYAESAVLGQKSNGYLIKQTITTLDATVRAIADRSIESADTSFWDTLPVQKSRSSNAEEGE from the coding sequence ATGAAAAAACAATGGGCGGTGCTATCACTGGCAGGATTCATCGCGTTGAGCGGCGGGATGGCGGCGGCCCTCCCGGCAAGCGCAACGGGAGAAGGGCCCGGCTACGGCGGAAATGAAACGATTCAGACTCAGATTCTACATACATACCAAGAGATGGTCGATTATTTGAAAACGCAGGACGAAAAACAGAAAGCGATGGAATTGGAGGTCATCGGGCAGACTGTCAAAGGGCGAGATATTTATTTGGCAAAGTATATAAAGGATGAGAATAATCCCACGGTGCTTTTCCTGACGCAGCAGCATGGAAACGAGCAGCTGACGACCGAGGGTGCGCTGGAGTTTATCAAGCACTTGGGAACGAACAAGACCAAGGGTGTTCTCGATCGTGTCAACATCCTCATCGTCCCCATGCTGAATGCGGATGGCGCCATGGGAGATGTGAACTTTTCCCTGGACGACTACATTGCCTCGGGCAGGCATTTGACCCGGTACAACGCCGTGGGAACGGACCTGAACCGCGACCATGTGGCCAAACTGCAGCCGGAGACGCAGGCTCTGCATGAAAAGGTGCTCGGCAAGTACCGCATCGATTACATGATCGATTTGCATCATCAGGGAACGCAAAGCGAAGTGAACGGCAAGCTGGTGTCCGGCTCGATCCTGTACCCGACCAATGAAGGCGTAGCCTCGGAAGTGGTGGAAAAATCGAAGCGGTTGGGAGCCGTCGTCTACGGTTCTATCGACTCGAAAGGCTGGGGCCACATCGGGAAGTACGACGGGGGATCTGCATTGACCATCGGCCGAAACGGCATCGCCGATGAATACGGGATCGCCACGCTGCTCTTTGAGATGCGGGGGATGTCCGATCACTACGCGGAGTCGGCTGTCCTCGGCCAGAAAAGCAACGGGTACTTGATCAAGCAAACCATTACCACGCTCGATGCGACGGTGCGGGCTATTGCCGACAGATCGATAGAGTCTGCCGACACCAGCTTTTGGGATACTCTCCCGGTGCAGAAGAGCAGAAGCAGCAACGCAGAAGAAGGGGAATAA
- a CDS encoding M14 family zinc carboxypeptidase, protein MMKKACTIAGALLLMASLVSPVIAAGTPSPGAPDQQNYSISGFLSYHQLAEKLKKIERSSQGQVRLEVAGHSNQGREIYKATVGTGEKVVFITSQIHGNEPTGTEALVSILQYLGSSNSAEAKKIRKEITLVAMPMMNPDAAFLDRRGNDMTWDEVVSAFPELADAKPAWNYYTTPRQGDNYAERPGFDVNRDYNPDLNYTPKAADFPGGSSKPGWFITPEAQTVRDVYQSLRDEFGQVDVYIDLHHQGPFYYVEGTDDVVTLSLSGRFVADPNSPAGAKYAEYAENYHYDFSRQLNLAAYHALQSMGSSPFGNISFYDQKIDLPGTALGAFALNGSGTVLFEVRGQTQSMGQKKKGQLVKAVETGLYGILNGVATGSVYDLDPEEYDDIPITSYEPGI, encoded by the coding sequence ATGATGAAGAAAGCTTGTACGATCGCGGGAGCCCTGCTTTTGATGGCAAGTCTCGTCTCGCCGGTCATTGCCGCGGGCACACCGTCTCCCGGGGCACCTGATCAGCAGAACTACTCGATTTCCGGCTTTTTAAGCTATCACCAATTGGCAGAGAAGCTGAAAAAGATCGAGCGCAGCAGCCAGGGCCAGGTCAGGCTCGAAGTGGCAGGCCACTCCAACCAGGGGCGGGAGATCTACAAAGCAACCGTTGGAACCGGAGAAAAGGTCGTTTTCATTACCAGCCAGATTCATGGAAACGAGCCCACCGGCACCGAGGCGCTCGTCAGCATCCTCCAATACCTCGGCTCCAGCAACTCTGCGGAGGCAAAGAAGATTCGCAAGGAGATCACACTCGTCGCCATGCCGATGATGAACCCGGACGCCGCTTTCCTGGATCGCCGAGGCAATGACATGACGTGGGACGAGGTGGTATCGGCTTTCCCTGAGCTCGCCGATGCGAAGCCAGCATGGAATTACTACACCACCCCTCGCCAGGGCGACAACTATGCCGAAAGGCCGGGGTTTGACGTCAATCGCGACTACAATCCCGACCTGAATTATACCCCAAAAGCCGCTGATTTCCCGGGAGGGTCTTCGAAACCGGGCTGGTTCATCACGCCGGAAGCCCAAACGGTACGCGACGTCTACCAATCGCTGCGAGATGAATTCGGACAAGTCGATGTTTACATAGACCTTCACCACCAAGGTCCGTTCTATTACGTGGAGGGCACCGACGACGTGGTGACCCTGTCTTTGTCAGGCCGTTTTGTGGCGGATCCGAATAGTCCGGCAGGCGCCAAGTACGCCGAGTATGCGGAGAACTATCATTACGACTTTTCCAGGCAGCTCAACCTTGCCGCCTATCATGCCCTCCAATCGATGGGCAGCTCTCCCTTCGGCAATATCAGCTTCTACGATCAAAAGATCGATCTTCCCGGAACCGCGCTGGGAGCTTTTGCTCTCAATGGCAGCGGGACGGTGCTGTTCGAAGTGCGCGGCCAAACCCAAAGCATGGGCCAAAAGAAAAAGGGGCAGCTGGTCAAAGCGGTGGAGACGGGACTGTATGGGATCCTCAATGGCGTAGCGACCGGCAGCGTCTACGATCTCGATCCCGAGGAATACGACGACATCCCTATCACCTCCTACGAGCCTGGCATCTGA
- a CDS encoding DNA polymerase beta superfamily protein: MKEALLQEVWKQAPGLEGHLCYLAFAGSHSYGTSTDASDIDLRGIAFAPEEAVFGLQAYEQTMLVQPDTVVYGLNKYVRLAVKGNPNIVEMLYVEPKHVLYASDAGEELRSHRGLFLSRRLYHSYGGYAIRNLRKLARIREQYDAKDAHHLIRLLQMGRELLETGELQVLRPNAEELKSIKRGEWSAEDLLAYAEDLFAKMTSAWETSSLPDDVDVDAVQRLTIRLNRAFYG, encoded by the coding sequence ATGAAGGAAGCGCTGCTGCAGGAAGTATGGAAGCAGGCGCCGGGACTTGAGGGGCACTTGTGCTATCTGGCTTTTGCCGGCAGCCACAGCTACGGAACGAGCACGGATGCGAGTGACATCGACTTGCGCGGCATCGCCTTTGCCCCGGAAGAAGCGGTCTTCGGCCTGCAAGCGTACGAACAGACAATGCTCGTGCAGCCGGATACGGTCGTGTATGGGTTGAACAAGTACGTCCGTCTGGCCGTGAAAGGCAATCCCAACATCGTGGAGATGCTGTACGTGGAGCCCAAGCACGTCCTGTATGCGTCTGACGCTGGGGAAGAGCTGAGGTCTCATCGGGGGCTTTTTCTCTCGAGGAGGCTGTACCACTCATACGGAGGCTATGCGATCCGCAATCTGCGCAAACTGGCTCGGATTCGGGAGCAGTACGATGCGAAAGACGCGCATCACCTGATCCGCTTGCTGCAAATGGGGCGGGAACTGCTGGAAACGGGTGAACTGCAGGTGCTCAGGCCCAACGCGGAGGAACTCAAGTCGATCAAGCGGGGAGAGTGGAGCGCGGAAGATTTGCTGGCCTATGCGGAAGATCTGTTCGCCAAGATGACGTCGGCCTGGGAAACTTCTTCGCTGCCTGACGATGTGGATGTGGATGCTGTACAGCGTTTGACGATCCGCCTGAACCGGGCGTTTTACGGGTGA
- a CDS encoding NUDIX hydrolase — protein sequence MSTVRMRVTVVVVHQGHILLIREKAGYSLPGGNVEYLESIKDAARREVWEETGLLVEMDRLLWVDERIDPTGDGKHVVGIAVMANLIGEDTTPIPGGMEDEHIEWAGWVSLADWRTLPEYAGSRQDQVIRALEDHHYKPEYLGNMLGGRKQP from the coding sequence ATGAGTACGGTTCGGATGCGAGTGACCGTGGTGGTCGTACATCAGGGCCATATCTTGCTGATCCGGGAAAAGGCAGGATACAGCCTTCCCGGCGGCAATGTCGAATACCTAGAGTCCATCAAGGACGCTGCGAGACGGGAAGTGTGGGAGGAAACGGGACTGCTTGTGGAGATGGATCGCCTGCTCTGGGTGGACGAGAGGATCGACCCGACGGGGGATGGAAAGCACGTCGTGGGGATTGCCGTGATGGCCAACTTGATTGGCGAGGATACGACGCCGATACCCGGAGGCATGGAGGACGAACACATCGAATGGGCAGGCTGGGTCTCCCTTGCCGATTGGAGAACGCTGCCGGAATATGCGGGGTCGCGTCAGGACCAGGTGATTCGGGCGCTGGAAGACCATCATTACAAGCCGGAGTACTTGGGCAACATGCTTGGGGGCAGGAAGCAGCCATGA
- a CDS encoding suppressor of fused domain protein, protein MLVVNQLLEHCSRAFGSSGELYCTEEADTLIAVYPPDRSRGWWTYATLELHRTGATECLLYSYRFERELIAHLARVAQQIKETWERKRERLVPGDIFPLSAPIQEESSLDFVIATPADYEEAGFDYFTNGVDVIRMMMLHAIAPSEALFAQKHGLAALEELFARAEVNSLDFMRTPAI, encoded by the coding sequence ATGCTAGTAGTGAATCAATTGTTGGAGCATTGCAGCCGCGCCTTTGGCAGCAGCGGGGAACTGTATTGCACGGAGGAGGCCGATACGCTGATCGCCGTGTATCCGCCGGACAGAAGCCGTGGCTGGTGGACCTACGCTACGCTGGAGCTGCACCGGACAGGAGCGACCGAATGTCTGCTGTACTCGTACCGCTTCGAGAGGGAGCTGATTGCCCACTTGGCACGAGTGGCGCAGCAGATCAAGGAAACGTGGGAGCGGAAGAGGGAGCGTCTGGTGCCGGGAGACATTTTTCCGCTCTCGGCGCCGATCCAGGAGGAATCGAGTTTGGATTTTGTCATTGCGACACCGGCCGACTACGAAGAGGCAGGTTTTGATTACTTTACCAACGGCGTAGACGTCATTCGCATGATGATGCTGCACGCCATCGCGCCGTCGGAGGCTTTGTTTGCGCAAAAACACGGGCTGGCCGCACTGGAAGAGCTATTTGCCCGTGCCGAAGTCAATTCTTTGGACTTCATGCGTACCCCTGCGATATGA
- a CDS encoding stalk domain-containing protein, which translates to MKPTRKMIFGTLAGALLFTAGMMSGGTALAKKATEAVTVSFSNIRLIVNGTPIDTKAEPFIYKGNVYAPVATVANMLGVGQSWTNSDPLTKSPAVRFESLDRVEQNVKFEGMIGHANYPLDYVYYTIVGANNLVNSVNHKVLSLPNVTGPGQVLYPVTRMVHTNQFFMVEYGNKDGKTQAHINLYQLDKVQNTVKMVFTQQLDEAEKETGFNLYYNEADKTLTEKIYKNRKLVGVKFYQLSDNQFVKKEEILN; encoded by the coding sequence TTGAAACCGACACGGAAAATGATCTTTGGAACGTTGGCAGGGGCCCTCTTGTTCACGGCCGGAATGATGTCCGGCGGGACTGCCCTCGCCAAGAAGGCGACCGAGGCGGTCACCGTGAGTTTTTCCAATATCAGACTGATCGTAAACGGTACCCCGATCGATACCAAGGCGGAGCCATTCATCTATAAAGGAAACGTATACGCCCCCGTCGCCACGGTTGCCAATATGCTCGGCGTCGGCCAGTCCTGGACGAACAGCGACCCGCTCACCAAGTCGCCCGCCGTCCGATTCGAGAGCCTGGACCGAGTCGAGCAAAACGTGAAGTTCGAAGGAATGATCGGCCATGCCAACTACCCCTTGGACTACGTGTACTACACGATCGTCGGAGCGAACAATCTCGTAAACTCGGTCAATCATAAGGTGCTGTCTCTCCCCAATGTGACAGGACCGGGGCAGGTCCTGTATCCGGTGACGCGGATGGTTCACACCAACCAGTTCTTTATGGTCGAATACGGAAACAAAGACGGCAAAACCCAGGCTCACATCAACCTGTACCAGCTGGATAAAGTACAAAACACCGTCAAAATGGTATTCACCCAGCAATTGGACGAAGCGGAAAAGGAAACCGGCTTCAATCTGTATTACAACGAAGCCGACAAGACATTGACCGAAAAAATCTACAAAAACCGAAAGCTGGTCGGGGTCAAATTTTATCAGCTTTCGGACAATCAGTTCGTGAAGAAGGAAGAGATTTTGAACTGA